A stretch of DNA from Bacteroidota bacterium:
CGTGCAGCCAACGTCCTTTAAGGTTGTTTTGAGCTTCTGTTTCCGAAAAACCTAGTACTAAACAAAAGGTTAAAAGAATTTGTAAAATATGTTTCATAGTTTATTCAATTCGTTTGAATATGATGGCTTCGCTGGCAGGGGATAAGTCCTTGGGTCTAAGCTTTGTTTTTTGCTCAGAAGTTAACGGGCCAATTTCTTCGTGCTCAAAGTTGATGGCCATTTTTATAGAGCTTTTATCAATAAACTCTATCAATCCCGGAGCTGTTAAAAAAATGGAGCTATCGCTACTTGCCGAGCGTATATAAATATCTAACTCAAAAATATTGGGCTTTTTTGTTGGTTTTAGCGTGTAGGTAACACAGGCGTCCATCCCTTCAAAATCAAATAACTCACCGCCCATTGTTTCGCCCTCAACCGTAATGGCTAAGAAGCCGTTTTTTTGAAAGCTGAAAATACCGGTATCACCGTCTTGTGATGAAACCCACTTACCTACAATGTTATGTTGGGCACTTGTTTGTATGCAAACGAATGTTACAACAGTCAAAAAGAAAATTCTTGTTATGAATATGTTCATTATTATTTGCTCAGTTGTTTTGTAAGGTTTTCTGTAATAAACTCACCGTATTTGCCGCCATCGTCATAAATAAAGTAAGCCTTTATTCCCTTTTGGGCTGCCACAAATTGTTTGGCACCCTCAAGTCCCATTACCATGCAAGTTGTTGCGTAGGCATCGGCTGTGGTGGCATCAGGCGCAACTATGGTTGCACTAAGCAAGTTGTGGCTAACAGGATAGCCTGTTTTAGGATTAATGGTGTGGCTGTATTTCTTACCGTCGCGGTAGTAAAACTTGCGGTAATTGCCCGAAGTGGCTAATGCTTCATTATCTTTTAATGTAATGATAGCCTGCGTGCCGTTTTTGCTGTCAGGATTTTCAACGGGCTTTTCAATACCCACTTTCCAATCGTTCCCATCAGGCTTTTTACCGTGCGAGGCAAACTCACCCCCTATGTCAATTAAAAAATTATCCACTCCTTTATCAAGCAGTATTTGTGCTAATAAATCAGCGGCATAGCCGGGTGCGATAGCATTAAAGCTAAACTTTACCTGTGGCATACTTTTAAGGAGCGTATTACCTTGCAAATAGCTTTTGTCCATCCCCACATACATTTTTAAAGAATCAACCTTCGCACTGTCCATTTTCTCAGCATTCTTCAGTCCAAACCCCCAAGCCTCAAACAACGGCGAGGCACTTGGGTCAAAAAGCCCGTTGCTTAGTTCCCATACCTGCTTTGATTTTTTGTACATGGCCAGGAAAAAGCTGTCCGGCTCAAATTGTCGGGGAGCGTTATTCAGTTGACAGATTAATGAAGTAGAATCCCATGTTGACAGTGATTTATTGAAAACAGCCAGAAATGAATCGATTTCATTTAAGGTTAATACTTCTTCGGGGTGATAATAAGTAATTGTATAGTAGCTGCCCATGGTTTGGCCGCTATGGGTTATCTTTAGGTCTTCTTTGCACGAGTAAAAGAAGGGGAGGACAAAAAGGAGGAGTGCTATTTTTTTCATGAACGTTACAATGCTTCAAAATAAGGTAACAGGATTAATAAAATATCATGTACACTTAACTTTTTTGCCTGCTAATCATTTATTTTTGGCTAAAAAACTAACTACGACAAATAACGAATGAAAAACTTTGTAAGTATTGCGGTGCTTTGTTTGGCACTTTTAGGCGCAGGTTGCAAAAAGAACGGACCGCAAAAAGATGCTTTTGCAGATAAATCGTCAGCGGTGTGTATTTGGGACAAAACATCGTTGCAAGCAACCCCTGAAAAGAAAGGAAAATGGCTTTCATCCATTGCTTTGGGCGAAAAACTAACCTTTTTAGAAGAAACCAAAGAAGTACAAGAAGGGGGGAAGAAAGTAAGCTACTACAAAGTAAGCCTATTGGATGGTAAAGAGGGGTGGGTGCGTTCTGATTTTGTGGCCGTGGGAGCAAGTGTTGCAGTAATTTTTGATAAAACGGATATATACAGCCGCCCTGATTTGGCAACCATTACCAAAAACTTTTTTGAAGCTACAGATATTGTTGCTGTGAAATCAACCCAAGAAGGATGGACGGAAGTTGTTGGCAAACGCAAGGCTGGTAAATGGATAGAAACGGCTTGGATAAAAAATAAAAACCTATCGTTTGATGCTACTAACATTGCCGTGGCTCTTTATGTGCGAAGGGCTTTAGCTAAACCAAAAAAAGAAGACCAAATTGCCGAGTTACGTAAGATAACCGAGAACTCAGACTTGAGCGGTTCTGTTTTTGAAGATATGATTAATGAAATATTGGTGGCGCATGATGAGGCTAATTCACAAATTCAAGATTTAGAATTAACAACTGATCCAGCTGACGATACAACGAGCGAATAAGCAACAGAGGCATCGAAAACAAAAAAGCCATCCTTTTGGGGATGGCTTTTATATTTTAGATTAAAGTGAGCTTATTCGCTAACAACTTCAACACCTACTTGTACTGAAACTTCACGGTGAAGGTTTACAGTAGCAGTGTATGAACCTACAGCTTTAGGATCTTCGTTCAACACAACCTTGCGGCGGTCAACTTCAAAACCTTTTACTTTAAGGGCTTGCGCTACTTGAAGTGCGTTGATAGAACCGAAGATTTTTCCGTTCGCACCAACTTTAGCACCTAATTGTACTGATACACCGTTAAGTTTTTCAGCAATAGCCAAAGCATCGTTTTTAATTTTCTCTTGTTTGAAAGCAGCTTGTTTAAGGTTTTCGCTCAACACTTTCAAATTGCTTTCGGTGGCGATAGTAGCCATTCCTTGGGGGATAAGGTAGTTGTTTGCATAACCGTTTTTCACAGCTACTACATCATCTTTATAGCCAAGGTTTTTTATATCTTGTTTTAATATAATTTTCATTTGTGCTACCTCCTATTATTTTAAACCATCGGCTACGTAAGGTAATATCGAAAGGTGACGGGCACGTTTAACGGCTTGTGCAACCTTGCGTTGGTATTTTAATGAAGTACCGGTGATACGACGAGGTAGAATTTTACCTTGCTCGTTCAAAAACTTCATCAAAAAGTTAGAGTCTTTGTAATCAATATACTTGATACCGTTTTTCTTGAAACGGCAGTATTTTTTCTTGTTAGTTACCTCGGGGGTAGTGTTGAATACAAAGTTTGGGTTGTGTCCTGCTGCGCGGGTACTCATACGGTTGCCTCCTTATCTTTTTTAGGTTGGTTAAACTCGCCGTTGCGTTTGCGTTGGTTGTAAACAACCGCGTGCTTGTCAAGGGCGATAGTTAAGAAACGCATGATACGCTCATCGCGTTTGAATTGAAGTTCAAGAGCTGCCACAGCTGGGCCGGGTGCTTTAAACTCAAATAACTGATAAAATCCCGTAGTTTTCTTTTGAATTGGGTAGGCAAGCTTGGTTAGCCCCCAGTTCTCTTCGTGCACAATTTGTCCACCTTGCTCTATAATCAACTGCCTGTATTTAGCAACTGCATCTTTCAGTTGTTCATCAGACAGCACGGGTGTAAATATGATTACAGATTCATAATTTTTTAAATCCATGTGCTGTTAAAATTTTATTAAATCCTTTTTAAAAGGACGGCAAAGGTAGGGAATTCATTTATAGTGTGCAACACTTCATTTTACATTTATTAGTTGCCATTTAATCAACATAAATGCGTTTGATCTGACCAATGTTATAAGTAATCGGCACAAAGTTAATGGTAAGCGGCCTGTCAGTATTTACCCCAATTACATTTGAATCATTCACTTCAACACCATCAATAGTATATCGGAGATTAATATTGCTTGCTTCAAACTTATTAAATGTATACTCCAATTCTTCAAAGGGAGCCAATTCTTTCTCCTCACGTTCCACAATGTTGTTTTTGTAAATCTTCACATCCTCAATTAATTTTCCTGTAGTATTAACAAATTCAACAGGCAGTCGCTTGTTAAAGTATTCTATAAGTGGAAGCATTGAGATGTTTAATAGTAATAGGGCTATTGTTATGATTGATTTACTGTAAGTCTTATCTATAAAAAGCCTCAAGAGAACGTAAATAATGACAAATCCGTTTCCTAATACACTGCATATTATCCAAGCATATAGATATATAAAGATTGAAGCAGCATCGTTGATTTGAGTATAAGCTAATACGACAAGAGCATTAATCAATAGCGACCATAAAGCAACTGTCCTACCTATTTTATTTGCATCCACCTGAGCCAAATTATTTCTTTCCCTACACATCACCTAACACTTCTGTCGAAAAGGGATGTGTTGAGCATGGTTTGGTCGTGTATTATAAATTATAAAGCTAATTTTGTTGTCATTTTTATGAAACAATTATTTACGCTGTTTTTTTTATCTCTCGTTGGTATCAAAGTCTTTGCAAGCGGTGAGGACTCAACCTGCAAAAAGTTTGAGCAACTTTCTTATGTATTTGCAGAGTTAAATGGCTTTGCGGGTGCTAATAAGTACAGAGACTCTATGTCCAACTGTCAAAACAGTCCATCAGCAATTTTATCTAATGCCAACATACTTTATAAAGAAAGAAAATATGTTGAAGCACTTGCTGAGTTTAAAGCGTATGTGAACCACCCTGAGCCAGAAGATATGCAAAAGGCTTTGGCATATAATTACGCGGGTATATGTGCAGCCAAACTACAGCAAAACAATGATGCTATAATTCACTATGAGACTGCAGAGAAACTGGGATTTAGCCGAACCATAACGCAATACAACATTGGTTTAGCATACTCTGATATGGGAGATTATGCTAAAGCTAAAGTATGTTATATAAACTCATTGCAAAGTGATAACACTTATGCAAACTCCTGGAACAATTTGGGATATATGTACGAGAGAACCAATGATTTTATTACAGCATCAAAACACTATGCGGCATCGTATAGATTCAGTAATGGCAACGACCCTCTTCTGATGCTTAATTATGGTAAAATACTAAGAAAATTAAAAATGTACGACTCGGCATTACTGATTTCAAAAGTTACTGCGGATAAATACCCCAATTATTCTCCCGTACATATTGAGTTGGCAAAAATGTATAATTTTTATACGAAAAACGTTGAAAAGGCTTTGCATCACAGTCGGTTGGCAGTTGCATTAGACCCCATTAGTTCTTTGGCATATTTTGAATTGGCTGCAGCACTATCGGATATGGGACAAAAAGACTCCGCATTATATTACTATAACATTGTTGTTAAACTAGACCCAGATGACTATGCGGCTTATGGGAATATGGGCACTATATATAAATTACACGGCTATTTTGATAGAGCTATTGAACTGAACTTAAAAGCTATAGAAATAAACCCATATTTTAGTGATGGATATAGAAACTTAGGATCGGTGTATAAAGAGAAGAAAGATTTTGTAAACTCGTTAAAATACAGCCTATTAAACTATCAATATACCAACAACAGGCCTGAAACTGCTTTGGGAGTTGGCTATGCTTACCTAAATTATGGCGATTACCCTAAAGCTATACATTACCTTCGTGAAGCCATGACAGGCCGAACTGAGCACTTTGATATACCCTATAACAACATGGGTTTGGTATACATCAGGCTCAATGACCTCGATTCGGCAAAATATTATTTGGATATTGCGTACTCAATCAACCCTAATAACTCATATAATATACACAACAGGGCATTGTATTACTGCAAAATAGGAAAGTATGATTCTGCCTGTTTTAATTTAGAGAGAGCGTTGGATTTGGAGTATAATTGGATTATTGACCCTGAACTTGAAAAAATGGTGGGTAAGCATTGCAGCCACATTAACCTCAACAGGAAAATAAACTACTACGGATACAAAGGTCACTTTCCAGAGTTTGCAGATAAAAGTTTTATTGAACGTATAGATTCTTTATCACTTAACTTTTCTGAAACCAAATTGGCAGGTGATAGTAGCAATATTGAAACTCTCAACGCGCGTGTTGACGAAAAGCCAACGCAAACATCACTGTTTACGTTGTACCCCAACCCTACACATGGGAACCTAACTATTGCACATCCCTACAATACCGAAACTTCTGTTGCGGTTGACTTATATAATAACAATGGACAAAAGGTGTATTCAGGCATTTTGGCTGAAAAAACAACTCAACTAAACATCAGCTTTTTACCCAAAGGATTGTACGTAGCAGTAATAATGGAAAACAACAACGTGGTTCACACCGAAAAGGTGATATTAGAGTAATACGACTCTTTTGTACTAGCATTTATCCCCAAACGCGCTAAAAAATTTTTATCACTGCCTGCAAACCCTTAAACTTGCAACGGCAAAAAGATGGAGAACTTTATAGTTTCGGCACGCAAATACAGACCCGGTACGTTTGATACCGTGGTGGGGCAAAGCCATGTTACCAATACCCTAAAAAACGCGATTAAAAACAACCATTTGGCGCAAGCCTTTTTATTTTGTGGTCCGCGTGGGGTGGGTAAAACTACTTGCGCCCGTATTTTGGCCAAAACCATCAACTGCCAAAACCTGCAAGAAGGCATAGAGCCTTGCAATGAGTGTGAAAGCTGCAAAGCGTTTAACGAAAGCCACTCGTTTAACATTTACGAGCTGGATGCTGCCAGCAACAACAGTGTGGATGATATCCGTGCTTTGGTAGACCAAGTGCGTTACGCTCCCCAGGGTGCTAAATACAAAATCTATATCATAGACGAGGTGCATATGTTGAGCAGCGCGGCTTTTAACGCGTTTCTTAAAACGTTGGAGGAACCGCCTTCGTACGCCATTTTTATATTAGCAACTACTGAAAGGCATAAAATACTTCCCACTATCTTATCGCGCTGCCAGATATTTGATTTTAAACGCATCCAGATACCCGATATAGCCAAGCACCTGCAAAAAATCGCAGAGAAAGAAGGCATTGTTGCCGACCCTTTGGCACTGCACATCGTATCAGAAAAAGCCGACGGTGCATTGCGTGATGCGCTTTCGATTTTTGACCAAATGGTGAGCTTTAGCGGTAATCATTTAACGTATGACAGTGTTATTGAAAACCTGAACATACTGGATTATGATTACTACTTTAAAGTAACGGATGCTATCAATGCCGAGAACGTGCCACTTGCGCTGAACTTGTACGACGAGATTTTGCAAAAGGGTTTTGACGGATTAGTATTTTTAGAAGGCCTTTCGCTGCACATACGCAACCTATTGGTATGCAAAGATACCGGCACCTTAAAACTGTTGCAGGTAGCTGATAACGTAAAAGAAAAGTACAAAACCCAAGCAATAGCTACCGATACAGGTTTATTGTTTAATGCCTTAAGCATTGCCACACACGCTGAGGTGGGCTACAAAGCCAGCCGCAACCAACGTTTGCACGTTGAGCTTGCTTTGATAAAAATGTGCCTTATTCCCCAAGCTATAAGCATTGAGGCAGGCAACGATGCCCTTAAAAAAAAAATGATGTAGAGAGCAGTAACACTACTGCAACCCCTTCTGCATCAATACCTACAGTTACAGCTACACCTACGCCCACTCCTCCAGCACCAACATCTGAAGCTAAACCGTTGGGTAATGAAAACAAACCCGCGTATAATCTTTCAGGACTTCCCTCATTAAAGGATTTTGCCAAGCAACCTACGCCGACACCCAAAGTAGTTGATAATAATGCTGCCAATGAGCAAAAAACAGAGGTAACAACTCCTGTTAACGATAAGAAAGATTTTGCTGCCGCTTGGGATGAGTATGTGCAAGGTTTACGTGATGCCAACAAACGCTCGCTGGTGGGTTTGTTTGAAAAAACCGCCCCCGATGTGCAAAATGCTAATGTGTTTGTATTGCACGTGCCCCACAAAGTATCGGCGGATATGGTAGAAGACGAACGACAGGACATGATGGTGTTTTTGCGTCGCCGCACAGGGAACATGGATTTGACTATGCAGGTAGATATTGTGCAAAGCACTGAAAACGATATCGTTCCCTATACCAATCGCGAAAAATTTGACAGCCTAGTACAAAAGAATCCAAAGTTGATGGACTTGAAGAATGCCCTTGACTTAGAGATTGAGTAGGCGTAAGAATTTACACACAAACACTGCACACCCTTATTTTTTGGCAACCTTTTTGCCACCTTTGCAGCTTCCTATGGAACCTGATAGTAGCGGCAACGCATCTCCCAAAACCGAAAGCATATACAACCGTCATTTCTGGATATTATCCCTATCCAGTTTCTTGTTTTTTGCAAGTTTCAATATGATAGTGCCCGAGTTGCCCGATTATCTTACCCTTATGGGCGGCGAGGATTACAAGGGGTATATTATTGCGTGTTTTACATTAGCGGCAGGCATTTCACGTCCATTTAGTGGTAAACTTACCGATACAGTAGGGCGCGTACCTGTGATGCTTTTCGGTACATTTATGACGGCATTGTGCGGGCTGTTATATCCCTTTTTCACCACATTGGTATTGTTCTTCTTCCTACGCTTTATGCATGGTTTCTCAACGGGTTTTGCCCCTACCGGAGCTATTGCCTACGTGGGAGATATAGCCCCTGCTAATCGCCGCGGCGAGACTATAGGGCTGGTGAGTATGTTTGGCACATTAGGCATGGCAATGGGGCCTGCATTAGGCACATCATTAGCCACCAATTTTTCATTCGACATGATGTTCTACGTGTCATCACTGTTTGGAATTGTAGCCTTAATCATTACATGGCCGCTAAAAGAAACCCAGCCCAAAACCCAAAAATTCTCCTTCTCACTATTAAAAGTAACTAAAGAAGATTTTTATGAGCCGAGGGTATTGAGACCCGCAGCAGTATATATGTTGGTATCGGTGGCTTTTGGGGCAATGCTTACCCTTGTGCCCGACCTTAGCAAACACATTGGTGAACCGGGCAAAAAAGGGTGGTTTTTTACCATCTTTACCTTGTCAAGCATCGCCTCACGATTATACGCAGGCAAGATGTCAGACAAAATAGGCCGTGTGAAAACCCTTAAAGTAGGGATAGGCCTGTTAAGCATTTCAATGCTGGTACTTGGCTTTACCAACGGAATGTTTATGTTTGTGGTGTCGGCCTTTTTATTCGGTATTGCCAACGGCATCAACTCACCTACCATTATGGCCTGGACGATTGATTTGGGCGAGGATAAGTTTAGGGGTAGGGCATTATCTACCGTTTACATCGCCCTTGAGATTGGTATAGGCGGGGGCGCTTTGCTATCAGCAGCGTTGTATGGCAATAATCCCGCAAACTTTATATATGCCTTCGGCGCTTGTGCCACCTTGTGTTTGCTGGCTTTTTTGTTGCTGTTTAAAAAGATGAAGCACGCTTAAACAGCACTACTTTTATTAAAAACACCTTGTATAGTATCTTGCGGGCATGAAGTTTACCTATGCCACCGAAGCGGATGTTGATTTTATTACTGATGCCGTATTTGCTGCGGTAAAAAGCGGTTTTGAAACGCTTAGTTATTCTACCATTTTTGAGAAAGACGAAAACGAGCTTAAACCCCTGTTTAAAGAAATGTTGCTGGAGGACGTAGAAGGACAGGAGCTTTGGTTATCAGGTTTTTTGGTGGCAAGAGACGAAAACGGCAATTCTGCTGCTACTTGCTGTGCATGGATTGAAGGTGAGGAAGGCCCGTCGGCAATGCTTACCGCCCAAGTACTGGCCTACGGTTTGGGTGGCGAAGTATTTAAGAAAGCAACTGAAAAAAATGCAGTGGTTGAATCACTACGGGTGGATAGGGAAGAGGGAGTGTTGCAATTTGAACACGTGTATACCGCTCCGCAATACCGAGGCAAAGGCTTGGCGGCTAAGGTGATTGCCGAGCAAATAAAGGAACACAAACAGCGTACACCATCACTGCAAAAAGCCCAGATTATCCTTTTTAAAACCAATGCGAATGCCTTGCAAGCATACAGCAAAATGGGATTTATAACTGCAAACGAAACCCATTCAACTCACCCGGATGTGTTACGTTATTTCCCCAGCAATACAAGGGTATTGATGGAGTTGAATTTGGCGGAGTAATATCAGCTAGTCACCCCCAACTTTTTTCGGGGTCTCATTCATCGCCTTTACTAAAGAATTAATGAGCTACATCATCAAAGTGTTTGCTTGGCGTCTTAGTGCTTTTGCAGCATAAATCTATTTAGCAAGTAGTTTTAGCCCAAACAAAACAGGTTTTCAAACCTGTAAACAAGGTATTCTATCCAAATCATAGCCATAAAGAGCCAAAAAACTTATTTTTGCCTTCTATGGTAACACGCAGATTACAAAAAGTTATTGTTATTGCCCTTGTGGCCTTAGTGCCCGCGCTGTTTATTGCAGCCCGCTATGCCGAAGGGATGTTCCCCCTTAGCGAGTTAAGTTCGCTCGACCTTAAAAAGGCGGGGCTTAAAATTAAAACCGCCGAAGTATATAACCCCAACGGTACCAGCCTTGTAGATGCTTTGGTGCGTGTGGGCGGCTGTACAGGTTCGTTTGTATCTGACGACGGTTTGATTATTACCAACCACCACTGCGCGTTCAGTTCGGCAGCAGGAGCCAGTACCCCTGAGAAAGATTACATTACTAACGGTTTTTTGGCCGAAGATAAAAGCAAAGAAATACGCACGCCGGTTACTTGCCGCATTACTGCGTCATACCTTGATGTTTCGGCAAAAGTGTTAGAAGGCACGGATAAAGCCGCTGATGCCAACCAACGTGCTGAAATTATCCGCGCTAATATTAAAAAAATAACTACCGAGGAGCAGACTGCCAATCCCGATATGGAGATTGAAATCTCTGAAATGTTTATCGGCAAGGCGTACACACTGTTCCGTTACCAACAAATAAAAGACGTACGTTTGGTGTACATTCCCCAACGCTGTATAGGTGAGTTTGGCGGTGAAAGCGACAACTGGGTATGGCCCCGCCATAACGGCGATTTTGCCTTTTTCCGTGCCTATGTGGGTGCAGACGGTAAACCTGCTGAATATTCAGCCACAAACATTCCCTACAAACCCAAAAAACACCTGAAAGTAAACCCCAACGGGGTAAAAGAAGACGACTTTGTGTTCATTTTGGGATATCCCGGCCGCACCTTCCGTCACCTGCCTGCCAAGTTCTTAACTTACCAATACGAGTACATATTGCCAACGGTAAGCAACTGGTACGATTACCAAATAGATGCTATCAAGCAAGTATCTAAGAAAAATAAAGCGGTAGAAATTGCCCTTGCCAGCCGCGAAAAAAGCCTTGCCAACGTTACCAAAAACTACAAAGGCAAGCTGCAAGGATTAGAGCGTACCACCGTATTGCCAGAAAAAGAAGCAGAGGAAGCGGAAATGAAAAAGATGATTGCCGCCAATCCTGCGCTTACTACCAAATACGGAACGCTGTTCTCTGACATTGATGCTGTGTACAACGAGATTTTTGCCACTTACCACCGCGATTTTTATTTGAGCGAGTTATTTAACAACAGCGGGGTATTTTACCTATCCAGCTTTATATCATACCACAATGCCGCCAGCATTGATTTGGCCGAGAACGACCGCAAAGAATATTTAGAAAAAACACTGCCTAAACAGCGTGAGCTACTGGATAAAAATTACATCATTCGCAACAAAGACCTTGATAAAAAACTTTTGGAACAACTGCTGGTAAACCTTTATGAGTTGCCCGAAAGTCAACGTCTTCTTGCAGTCAACAATGCATTTAGCCCTACGGGATACGCTGCTGAAATTCATGCTTTGGTTGAAAAACTGGATACAGAACACAAACTGTTTGACCGCGACGAAATGTTGAAACTGTTTGAAACCAATCCCGCTGCCTTTGTGGGCATAAACAACAAAGTGGTAGAGTTGGCAGGAATTTTATTCCCTGTGTACCAAACCTATTTGCAAAAAGATACCGAGCGTCGTAACAAGCTAACCGAGTTGAACGCCCGTATGTTGGAAGTTAAACAACAACACAAAAAAACCAACTTTATCCCTGATGCTAACAGCACCTTACGTTTTACCTACGGAAACGTGAAAGGCTACTGGCCCAACGACGCTGAATACAACGCACCGTTCACCACCATACAAGGTATTTTGAACAAAGCCAAAACAAGCGGCGATTATTACCTTGAAAGCAGTCTTAAAAATATTATGAAAAAGGCCGATGCCAAAGCAGTGGTGTGCTTCTTATACAACCTTGAC
This window harbors:
- a CDS encoding FAD:protein FMN transferase; its protein translation is MKKIALLLFVLPFFYSCKEDLKITHSGQTMGSYYTITYYHPEEVLTLNEIDSFLAVFNKSLSTWDSTSLICQLNNAPRQFEPDSFFLAMYKKSKQVWELSNGLFDPSASPLFEAWGFGLKNAEKMDSAKVDSLKMYVGMDKSYLQGNTLLKSMPQVKFSFNAIAPGYAADLLAQILLDKGVDNFLIDIGGEFASHGKKPDGNDWKVGIEKPVENPDSKNGTQAIITLKDNEALATSGNYRKFYYRDGKKYSHTINPKTGYPVSHNLLSATIVAPDATTADAYATTCMVMGLEGAKQFVAAQKGIKAYFIYDDGGKYGEFITENLTKQLSK
- a CDS encoding 50S ribosomal protein L9 produces the protein MKIILKQDIKNLGYKDDVVAVKNGYANNYLIPQGMATIATESNLKVLSENLKQAAFKQEKIKNDALAIAEKLNGVSVQLGAKVGANGKIFGSINALQVAQALKVKGFEVDRRKVVLNEDPKAVGSYTATVNLHREVSVQVGVEVVSE
- the rpsR gene encoding 30S ribosomal protein S18, which encodes MSTRAAGHNPNFVFNTTPEVTNKKKYCRFKKNGIKYIDYKDSNFLMKFLNEQGKILPRRITGTSLKYQRKVAQAVKRARHLSILPYVADGLK
- a CDS encoding 30S ribosomal protein S6, yielding MDLKNYESVIIFTPVLSDEQLKDAVAKYRQLIIEQGGQIVHEENWGLTKLAYPIQKKTTGFYQLFEFKAPGPAVAALELQFKRDERIMRFLTIALDKHAVVYNQRKRNGEFNQPKKDKEATV
- a CDS encoding T9SS type A sorting domain-containing protein is translated as MLSMVWSCIINYKANFVVIFMKQLFTLFFLSLVGIKVFASGEDSTCKKFEQLSYVFAELNGFAGANKYRDSMSNCQNSPSAILSNANILYKERKYVEALAEFKAYVNHPEPEDMQKALAYNYAGICAAKLQQNNDAIIHYETAEKLGFSRTITQYNIGLAYSDMGDYAKAKVCYINSLQSDNTYANSWNNLGYMYERTNDFITASKHYAASYRFSNGNDPLLMLNYGKILRKLKMYDSALLISKVTADKYPNYSPVHIELAKMYNFYTKNVEKALHHSRLAVALDPISSLAYFELAAALSDMGQKDSALYYYNIVVKLDPDDYAAYGNMGTIYKLHGYFDRAIELNLKAIEINPYFSDGYRNLGSVYKEKKDFVNSLKYSLLNYQYTNNRPETALGVGYAYLNYGDYPKAIHYLREAMTGRTEHFDIPYNNMGLVYIRLNDLDSAKYYLDIAYSINPNNSYNIHNRALYYCKIGKYDSACFNLERALDLEYNWIIDPELEKMVGKHCSHINLNRKINYYGYKGHFPEFADKSFIERIDSLSLNFSETKLAGDSSNIETLNARVDEKPTQTSLFTLYPNPTHGNLTIAHPYNTETSVAVDLYNNNGQKVYSGILAEKTTQLNISFLPKGLYVAVIMENNNVVHTEKVILE
- a CDS encoding DNA polymerase III subunit gamma/tau encodes the protein MENFIVSARKYRPGTFDTVVGQSHVTNTLKNAIKNNHLAQAFLFCGPRGVGKTTCARILAKTINCQNLQEGIEPCNECESCKAFNESHSFNIYELDAASNNSVDDIRALVDQVRYAPQGAKYKIYIIDEVHMLSSAAFNAFLKTLEEPPSYAIFILATTERHKILPTILSRCQIFDFKRIQIPDIAKHLQKIAEKEGIVADPLALHIVSEKADGALRDALSIFDQMVSFSGNHLTYDSVIENLNILDYDYYFKVTDAINAENVPLALNLYDEILQKGFDGLVFLEGLSLHIRNLLVCKDTGTLKLLQVADNVKEKYKTQAIATDTGLLFNALSIATHAEVGYKASRNQRLHVELALIKMCLIPQAISIEAGNDALKKKMM
- a CDS encoding MFS transporter; the encoded protein is MEPDSSGNASPKTESIYNRHFWILSLSSFLFFASFNMIVPELPDYLTLMGGEDYKGYIIACFTLAAGISRPFSGKLTDTVGRVPVMLFGTFMTALCGLLYPFFTTLVLFFFLRFMHGFSTGFAPTGAIAYVGDIAPANRRGETIGLVSMFGTLGMAMGPALGTSLATNFSFDMMFYVSSLFGIVALIITWPLKETQPKTQKFSFSLLKVTKEDFYEPRVLRPAAVYMLVSVAFGAMLTLVPDLSKHIGEPGKKGWFFTIFTLSSIASRLYAGKMSDKIGRVKTLKVGIGLLSISMLVLGFTNGMFMFVVSAFLFGIANGINSPTIMAWTIDLGEDKFRGRALSTVYIALEIGIGGGALLSAALYGNNPANFIYAFGACATLCLLAFLLLFKKMKHA
- a CDS encoding GNAT family N-acetyltransferase, which codes for MKFTYATEADVDFITDAVFAAVKSGFETLSYSTIFEKDENELKPLFKEMLLEDVEGQELWLSGFLVARDENGNSAATCCAWIEGEEGPSAMLTAQVLAYGLGGEVFKKATEKNAVVESLRVDREEGVLQFEHVYTAPQYRGKGLAAKVIAEQIKEHKQRTPSLQKAQIILFKTNANALQAYSKMGFITANETHSTHPDVLRYFPSNTRVLMELNLAE
- a CDS encoding S46 family peptidase, whose protein sequence is MVTRRLQKVIVIALVALVPALFIAARYAEGMFPLSELSSLDLKKAGLKIKTAEVYNPNGTSLVDALVRVGGCTGSFVSDDGLIITNHHCAFSSAAGASTPEKDYITNGFLAEDKSKEIRTPVTCRITASYLDVSAKVLEGTDKAADANQRAEIIRANIKKITTEEQTANPDMEIEISEMFIGKAYTLFRYQQIKDVRLVYIPQRCIGEFGGESDNWVWPRHNGDFAFFRAYVGADGKPAEYSATNIPYKPKKHLKVNPNGVKEDDFVFILGYPGRTFRHLPAKFLTYQYEYILPTVSNWYDYQIDAIKQVSKKNKAVEIALASREKSLANVTKNYKGKLQGLERTTVLPEKEAEEAEMKKMIAANPALTTKYGTLFSDIDAVYNEIFATYHRDFYLSELFNNSGVFYLSSFISYHNAASIDLAENDRKEYLEKTLPKQRELLDKNYIIRNKDLDKKLLEQLLVNLYELPESQRLLAVNNAFSPTGYAAEIHALVEKLDTEHKLFDRDEMLKLFETNPAAFVGINNKVVELAGILFPVYQTYLQKDTERRNKLTELNARMLEVKQQHKKTNFIPDANSTLRFTYGNVKGYWPNDAEYNAPFTTIQGILNKAKTSGDYYLESSLKNIMKKADAKAVVCFLYNLDTTGGNSGSPVLDAQGNLVGVNFDRAFTACINDYAWDEKYSRSIGVDIRYVLFVLKDIAKANNLIAEMGVKM